A genome region from Sphingobacteriaceae bacterium GW460-11-11-14-LB5 includes the following:
- a CDS encoding MarR family transcriptional regulator: protein MNFFEQVGKVAIGSRLRMLTDKVTEDGAQIYQLYDIDMQPKWFPVFYALTKDKEKTITELAKEIGHSHPSVSKIISEMLKKGYVKESKDKADGRRNVVSLSEMGMEISAKIEDQLIDVNAAVEEISAQSQNNLWEAIGEWEFLLEQKTLLRRVMEKKKERDSLKVEIVDYQPKYQDIFRSLNVEWISQYFTMEDSDYKALDNPQGYILDKGGFILIALYEGEPLGVCALIKMNDGEYDFELAKMAVSPKAQGKNVGFLLANAIVEKARSLGASKIYLESNTILKPAINLYHKLGFQKVAGKPTPYTRCNIQMELVIR, encoded by the coding sequence ATGAATTTTTTTGAACAGGTAGGTAAGGTCGCTATAGGAAGCAGGTTAAGGATGTTAACCGATAAAGTGACAGAAGATGGTGCACAGATATATCAATTGTATGATATCGATATGCAGCCCAAGTGGTTTCCGGTATTTTATGCTTTAACCAAAGACAAGGAAAAAACCATAACCGAACTCGCTAAAGAAATCGGTCATTCGCACCCGTCAGTAAGTAAAATTATCAGTGAAATGCTGAAAAAAGGTTATGTTAAAGAAAGCAAAGACAAAGCCGATGGACGTAGAAATGTGGTGAGCCTTTCAGAAATGGGGATGGAGATTTCGGCAAAAATAGAAGATCAATTGATTGATGTAAATGCTGCCGTTGAAGAAATTTCCGCTCAATCGCAAAATAACCTTTGGGAAGCCATAGGCGAGTGGGAGTTTTTATTGGAACAAAAAACTTTACTAAGAAGGGTAATGGAAAAGAAAAAAGAGCGTGATAGCTTAAAAGTCGAAATTGTAGATTACCAACCCAAATACCAGGACATATTCAGGTCGCTCAATGTGGAATGGATTTCACAGTATTTTACCATGGAAGATTCTGATTATAAAGCGCTGGACAATCCGCAGGGTTATATTTTAGATAAAGGAGGTTTTATACTCATTGCACTTTACGAAGGCGAGCCCTTAGGCGTTTGTGCATTAATTAAAATGAATGACGGCGAATACGATTTTGAACTGGCCAAGATGGCTGTATCGCCAAAAGCACAGGGTAAAAATGTTGGCTTTTTATTGGCAAATGCCATTGTAGAAAAAGCCAGATCGTTAGGCGCCTCAAAAATTTATTTAGAAAGCAATACCATTTTAAAACCGGCGATAAATCTCTATCACAAGTTAGGTTTTCAAAAAGTGGCAGGTAAACCAACGCCGTATACGCGTTGCAATATCCAGATGGAGCT